A region of Allocoleopsis franciscana PCC 7113 DNA encodes the following proteins:
- a CDS encoding NAD+ synthase, protein MKLAIAQLNPTIGDLTGNAQQILDAASLAVNQGARLLLTPELSLCGYPPRDLLLNPSFVESMATTLKQLAEQLPPALAVLVGTVEPNPNAHVAGGKPLYNSISLLEQGKVQQIFHKRLLPTYDVFDEYRYFEPGLQSNLFTLEVEASAPPIRIGVTICEDLWNDEEFWGRRNYSVNPIADLAKHGVDLMVNLSASPYRVGKQKLREAMLRHSTFRYKQPILYVNQVGGNDDLLFDGSSVAFNGAGEMVCRAHSFETDLIMLEFNPEARDFLPGAIAPLPTSADEEIWSALVLGVRDYARKCGFRKVVIGLSGGIDSALVAAIATEALGADNVLGVLMPSPYSSDHSVHDAQALAANLGIKTQLLSIGELMQNYDKTLEDMFAGTEFGLAEENIQSRIRGNLLMAIANKFGYLLLSTGNKSEMAVGYCTLYGDMNGGLAVIADVPKTRVYSLCKWLNSDVRSSSFCHLESKSKSPKFEIIPAHIIAKPPSAELKPGQVDQDSLPPYHVLDDILYRWIEQHQSLEQIVVAGHAPVVVDQVVRLVARAEFKRRQAPPGLKITDRAFGTGWRMPIASRWVTGSTELPKLS, encoded by the coding sequence ATGAAACTGGCGATCGCTCAACTCAATCCCACTATTGGCGACCTTACAGGTAACGCTCAACAAATTTTAGACGCGGCAAGTCTTGCCGTCAATCAGGGTGCCCGTCTCTTATTGACGCCGGAACTCTCTTTATGTGGCTATCCGCCGAGAGACTTGCTGCTGAATCCCAGTTTTGTGGAGTCTATGGCAACCACTCTAAAACAGTTGGCAGAACAATTGCCTCCAGCCCTTGCCGTTCTGGTGGGGACGGTGGAACCCAATCCAAATGCCCATGTTGCCGGAGGTAAGCCTCTATACAACAGCATCAGCTTACTGGAGCAGGGTAAGGTGCAGCAGATTTTTCACAAACGACTGTTGCCTACTTACGATGTTTTTGATGAATACCGCTACTTTGAACCAGGACTTCAGAGTAATTTGTTCACACTGGAGGTGGAGGCGTCAGCCCCCCCCATCCGCATTGGTGTGACGATTTGCGAAGATTTATGGAATGATGAAGAATTTTGGGGTAGGCGGAATTATTCGGTTAATCCCATTGCTGACCTCGCTAAACACGGCGTCGATTTAATGGTGAACCTCTCTGCCTCTCCCTACAGAGTAGGGAAGCAAAAACTGCGGGAGGCCATGTTACGGCATAGTACGTTCCGCTACAAGCAACCCATCCTTTATGTCAATCAAGTGGGGGGCAATGATGACTTGTTGTTTGATGGCAGCAGTGTGGCGTTTAACGGTGCGGGTGAGATGGTGTGTCGCGCCCATTCTTTTGAGACGGATTTAATCATGTTGGAATTTAATCCGGAAGCACGAGATTTTTTACCTGGAGCGATCGCACCGCTGCCTACTAGCGCCGATGAGGAAATTTGGTCAGCGCTGGTTCTGGGTGTTCGGGACTATGCCCGCAAATGTGGATTTAGGAAAGTCGTGATTGGTTTGAGTGGGGGGATTGATTCGGCCTTAGTGGCGGCGATCGCTACAGAAGCTCTGGGTGCCGACAATGTCCTGGGTGTTCTCATGCCTTCTCCCTATAGTTCTGATCACTCGGTTCACGATGCTCAAGCCTTAGCGGCTAATTTGGGAATCAAGACTCAGCTTTTGTCGATTGGGGAGTTAATGCAGAATTATGACAAAACTTTAGAAGACATGTTTGCGGGGACAGAATTTGGCCTTGCCGAGGAGAATATCCAATCGCGGATTCGAGGCAACTTGTTAATGGCGATCGCCAATAAATTCGGTTATCTCCTCCTCTCCACCGGCAACAAGTCGGAGATGGCGGTGGGTTACTGCACCCTCTACGGTGATATGAATGGCGGATTAGCTGTGATTGCCGATGTACCTAAAACCCGTGTCTACAGCTTGTGCAAGTGGTTGAACTCCGATGTAAGATCGAGTTCGTTTTGCCATCTAGAATCCAAAAGCAAAAGCCCTAAATTCGAGATTATCCCAGCCCATATTATCGCCAAACCACCCAGCGCTGAACTCAAACCCGGTCAAGTGGATCAAGACTCTCTGCCGCCTTATCATGTCTTGGACGACATTTTGTATCGATGGATTGAACAGCACCAATCACTGGAGCAAATTGTTGTCGCCGGTCATGCGCCAGTGGTGGTTGATCAAGTGGTGCGGTTAGTGGCACGAGCCGAATTCAAGCGGCGACAGGCACCACCGGGATTGAAAATTACGGACAGAGCTTTTGGTACCGGCTGGCGGATGCCAATCGCTAGCCGCTGGGTAACCGGAAGCACTGAGTTACCTAAGCTCAGCTAA
- a CDS encoding serine hydrolase domain-containing protein yields the protein MRHLHAVLVGLTLVWLLSGLPCFAQGLPTPVPSGPTDPQELEAFLDQFFAQKMTEQHVPGAVFTLVKDGKIFFSKGYGYADIEQKIPVVPDKTLFRVGSISKLFTTTAVMQLAEQGKLKLDDDVNQYLKHFQIPNTYPKPVTIANLLTHTDGFDSGWGIKAFAHTKSEMTLLGDYLAKRLPRRILPPGEVFLYSDVGMTLAGYLVQAISGIPFEQYIQQNILQPLDMRRSSFFQPLPSQLAPDLAVGYRYNNGTYQRRPFAFNNNVPGSALMATATDIAHFAIAHLQDGRYGESRILNEVTAQEMHRQQFAHHPGMVGSAYGFSENWENNQKALEHGGRLNGYTTRLYLIPEQNLGFVVSCNNNPVALPRELATQFLKHYYPVKEKPASPSPSTRDEQKPDRQLYGTYRYTSYSHLTLEKLGAVLGDAPEVKVMAGAGNDGTLALYVPEFKWVQVEPLLFRSIYSDTQLSFRQNERGRITHMFIGDSVFAALEKLAWYETNAFQLTLGLFCALSFVSACLVAWVSWLMHRSRKRLPQDSRINLLQKDKAPHPTPPLNKGREVNSTFARGRMARRAQFLAVLVCSLNLVFAIGMGLAIFGSDYWQLFFGLPKIAIALLFIPPITTGLTLALVIFTVLAWKNKYYSLIGRLHYSLTTVAAVGFIFFLNYWNLLGFRMY from the coding sequence TTGCGACATCTGCACGCTGTATTAGTTGGGCTGACTCTGGTTTGGTTGCTCTCCGGATTACCCTGTTTTGCCCAAGGGCTACCAACACCTGTGCCTTCAGGGCCAACTGACCCACAAGAACTCGAAGCCTTTCTGGATCAATTTTTTGCCCAAAAGATGACGGAACAACACGTTCCTGGTGCTGTGTTCACTCTAGTCAAAGACGGCAAAATCTTCTTCAGCAAGGGTTACGGCTATGCCGATATAGAGCAGAAAATACCCGTTGTTCCAGACAAAACTCTTTTTCGGGTGGGTTCTATCTCCAAGCTGTTCACGACCACGGCAGTAATGCAACTCGCTGAACAAGGCAAACTTAAACTAGACGATGATGTCAACCAGTACCTCAAGCACTTCCAAATCCCGAACACCTACCCTAAGCCAGTCACCATTGCCAACCTGTTGACTCACACGGATGGGTTCGATTCTGGGTGGGGCATTAAAGCTTTCGCTCACACTAAATCTGAAATGACGCTGTTGGGGGATTATCTCGCCAAACGTCTACCTCGGCGCATCCTACCACCGGGTGAAGTGTTTCTCTACAGTGATGTGGGGATGACGCTGGCAGGCTACTTGGTACAGGCAATTTCTGGCATTCCCTTTGAGCAATACATCCAGCAAAACATCTTGCAACCGCTGGATATGCGTCGCAGTAGCTTTTTTCAGCCCCTGCCCTCTCAGCTAGCACCGGATTTAGCGGTAGGCTACAGGTATAACAATGGCACCTATCAGCGACGACCGTTTGCCTTCAACAATAATGTCCCCGGTAGTGCCTTGATGGCAACGGCTACGGATATAGCGCATTTTGCGATCGCCCATTTACAAGATGGTCGTTATGGTGAGTCGCGTATCCTGAACGAGGTGACAGCACAGGAAATGCATCGCCAGCAGTTTGCTCACCATCCCGGCATGGTAGGCTCGGCTTATGGTTTCTCGGAAAACTGGGAAAATAATCAAAAAGCACTGGAACATGGGGGTCGCTTAAACGGATATACGACGCGCCTGTATTTAATACCGGAACAGAATTTGGGCTTTGTCGTTTCGTGCAACAATAATCCGGTTGCTTTACCCAGAGAACTGGCAACTCAGTTTTTAAAGCATTACTATCCAGTGAAAGAGAAACCCGCTTCTCCCTCCCCCTCAACCAGGGATGAGCAAAAACCGGATCGACAGTTGTACGGCACTTATCGCTATACCAGCTACTCGCACCTGACCCTGGAAAAACTTGGGGCTGTGCTGGGGGATGCGCCGGAGGTTAAGGTGATGGCTGGCGCGGGTAACGACGGCACGTTAGCCCTTTACGTGCCAGAATTCAAGTGGGTACAAGTAGAACCGCTGTTATTTCGCTCGATTTACTCGGATACCCAGTTGTCGTTTCGACAAAACGAGCGAGGTCGGATTACTCACATGTTTATTGGCGATTCGGTCTTTGCCGCCCTGGAAAAGTTAGCTTGGTATGAAACTAATGCTTTTCAATTGACATTGGGATTGTTTTGTGCATTAAGTTTCGTCTCAGCTTGCTTGGTAGCATGGGTGAGTTGGCTGATGCACCGTAGCCGTAAACGGTTACCCCAAGATTCAAGAATCAATCTCTTACAAAAAGACAAAGCACCCCACCCCACTCCACCCCTTAATAAGGGGCGGGAGGTAAATTCGACCTTCGCAAGAGGTCGAATGGCTAGACGGGCGCAATTCTTGGCAGTTTTAGTCTGTAGCTTGAACCTGGTGTTTGCGATTGGTATGGGCTTGGCTATTTTTGGCAGCGACTACTGGCAGCTTTTCTTTGGACTACCGAAAATTGCGATCGCCTTACTGTTCATTCCACCGATCACCACGGGTTTGACACTGGCACTGGTTATTTTTACAGTTCTGGCCTGGAAAAACAAATACTATTCCCTGATCGGACGGCTACACTACTCGTTGACTACTGTAGCGGCGGTTGGATTCATTTTCTTCCTTAACTACTGGAACCTACTGGGATTTCGCATGTACTAG
- a CDS encoding ribbon-helix-helix domain-containing protein encodes MGGKTSLAGVTTYIPPEWKKELEEWAQDEERSVSWLLLKLIGNALEQRRQEAPPAKSAEPLSLVSNDKTASSKN; translated from the coding sequence ATGGGCGGTAAAACTTCACTGGCGGGTGTGACAACTTACATTCCACCAGAGTGGAAAAAAGAGCTAGAAGAGTGGGCACAGGACGAAGAGCGCTCTGTGTCTTGGCTCCTGTTAAAGCTAATCGGAAATGCACTGGAACAGAGGCGACAGGAAGCGCCGCCAGCAAAAAGTGCTGAGCCATTGAGCCTAGTCAGTAACGACAAAACAGCATCCAGCAAAAACTGA
- a CDS encoding DUF928 domain-containing protein, with the protein MAWFNRSLRIIILTAILAMALTMGFGANLSAQVPKQLRPNTSLSGKLPSQWNFTPPRRGIPVNRQGGATRGNPCIQHPEAKVTALVPASRMAATASAYPTLFWNMPQSSASEVELLVRDTNDQDIYSAKYTLAKSSDGWVVGSPGIMSLSLPAFANLSPLEIGQDYYWMLRLRCPMDSSDSSNDIVVGGGIVRVKPDPTLAQRIQQATPQERVALYANAGFWYETVASLAELRRDRPNDNELAQAWNKLLNSVGLDNTFNKLPTSPR; encoded by the coding sequence ATGGCTTGGTTTAATCGTTCATTACGCATCATTATCCTGACAGCAATTCTGGCGATGGCTTTAACAATGGGGTTTGGAGCCAATCTTTCCGCGCAGGTGCCAAAGCAGTTAAGACCGAACACCTCCCTCAGTGGCAAGTTACCCAGTCAATGGAATTTCACGCCACCGCGTCGAGGAATTCCGGTCAATCGGCAGGGTGGAGCCACCAGAGGGAACCCATGCATCCAGCATCCTGAGGCGAAAGTCACAGCCTTGGTTCCAGCTTCTCGTATGGCAGCAACGGCATCTGCGTATCCGACTCTCTTTTGGAATATGCCCCAGTCATCCGCATCCGAGGTGGAGTTGCTGGTGCGGGATACCAACGATCAGGACATTTACTCGGCTAAGTATACGTTGGCGAAGTCATCTGATGGATGGGTCGTGGGTTCACCGGGCATAATGAGCCTATCTCTTCCTGCGTTTGCTAACCTCTCCCCCTTGGAGATCGGTCAAGACTATTACTGGATGTTAAGGCTTAGATGCCCAATGGATTCTTCCGATAGCTCAAACGATATCGTTGTAGGGGGCGGGATCGTGCGAGTCAAACCCGACCCAACTCTTGCTCAAAGAATTCAGCAGGCAACGCCTCAGGAGCGTGTTGCTCTCTATGCCAATGCTGGGTTTTGGTACGAGACGGTAGCCAGTTTAGCTGAGCTACGGCGCGATCGCCCTAATGATAATGAACTCGCACAGGCTTGGAACAAACTCCTTAATTCGGTAGGGCTGGATAACACGTTCAATAAGCTACCCACATCACCCAGATAA
- the map gene encoding type I methionyl aminopeptidase gives MNILNDLLSQPVQPSPAKKQRRSIEIKSQREISIMRQAGKIVATVLKEISEMVQPGMTTLDLDRYAEKRIREMDAIPSLKGYRGFPATLCTSINNEAVHGIPSHKRVIRSGDVLKVDTCAYYQGFHGDSCITIAIDEVSAEAAKFIRVAQEALYKGVEQVKAGNYLMDIAGAVQDHVTSYGYSIVEDFTGHGVGRTLHEEPCVFFFRTRELPNVKLRSGMTLTIEPILCAGSKETRLLPDGWTVITADDSLSAQFEHTVLVTQDGCEILTDRTQL, from the coding sequence ATGAATATTCTCAACGACCTCCTATCCCAGCCTGTTCAACCCTCCCCAGCCAAAAAGCAACGTCGTAGCATCGAAATCAAATCACAGCGTGAAATTAGCATTATGCGTCAAGCGGGGAAGATTGTGGCAACCGTATTGAAAGAGATTTCAGAGATGGTTCAGCCAGGAATGACAACGCTGGATTTGGATAGGTATGCGGAGAAGCGTATCCGGGAAATGGACGCAATTCCCAGCCTCAAGGGATATCGTGGCTTTCCGGCAACCTTGTGTACCAGTATTAACAACGAGGCTGTACATGGCATTCCTAGCCATAAGCGAGTGATTCGCAGTGGTGATGTTCTCAAGGTGGATACCTGCGCCTACTACCAAGGCTTTCATGGTGACTCTTGCATCACAATTGCGATCGATGAAGTCTCTGCGGAGGCGGCAAAATTCATTCGTGTCGCACAGGAAGCGCTTTACAAGGGTGTTGAGCAAGTTAAAGCTGGAAATTATTTAATGGATATTGCTGGTGCTGTGCAAGACCATGTGACAAGCTATGGCTATAGCATCGTGGAAGATTTCACCGGTCACGGTGTGGGACGGACTCTACATGAAGAACCTTGTGTTTTCTTCTTCCGCACCCGTGAATTACCCAATGTTAAGCTGCGATCTGGAATGACATTAACCATTGAACCGATTCTCTGTGCCGGTTCTAAGGAAACGCGCTTGTTACCGGATGGATGGACGGTGATAACGGCTGATGATTCCCTGTCGGCTCAGTTTGAACATACGGTATTGGTAACTCAAGACGGCTGCGAAATCTTAACCGATCGCACACAGCTCTAA
- a CDS encoding MFS transporter produces MPKHKLLSWLPQLSHQVWILAAGRLLSQIGTGFTLFYAPIFFVNQVGLSATAVGIGLGSGSISGVIGRFLGGTFADSNFWGRRRTLLLSAAVSALADVVLALTFDFPSFIVGNLLMGLGIGLYWPATEAAVADLTTMDQRSEAFAITRLADSTGLGLGVILGGLLIGTTGNYRVLFAIDGISFVVFFAIVYAAIAETRKFNQHSPTKLSRGWAEAFSDRRLMVYLLVNILFTIYISQLQSTMPLYFTNFVSGATSGKGFSPQIISALFTWHVVFAALCQLPVARILNRFSRPRALMIAMLLFGVGFVLIWVTGTVGSHALIWAIFALGILAIATVAYTPSGSALVVDIAPESLRGVYLSLNSQCWAIGYFIGPPLGGWALDQSRYMAQGFWLAVVASTSVGILILQLLHRMLRTHPRSL; encoded by the coding sequence ATGCCCAAGCACAAGCTGCTATCCTGGCTCCCGCAACTGAGTCACCAAGTCTGGATTCTCGCTGCGGGTCGATTGCTCTCCCAAATTGGCACCGGCTTTACTCTGTTCTATGCGCCGATATTTTTTGTCAATCAAGTTGGGTTATCGGCGACGGCTGTAGGCATTGGCTTGGGCAGTGGCTCTATTTCTGGGGTGATTGGTCGCTTTTTGGGCGGTACTTTTGCTGACTCGAATTTCTGGGGACGCAGGCGGACTCTGTTGCTGTCGGCGGCGGTTTCTGCTTTGGCGGATGTGGTATTAGCCTTAACCTTTGACTTTCCCAGCTTTATTGTCGGTAACCTGCTCATGGGTTTGGGGATTGGTCTTTATTGGCCTGCCACAGAAGCGGCTGTTGCCGATTTGACGACGATGGATCAGCGCAGTGAGGCCTTTGCCATCACGAGGTTGGCAGATAGTACTGGCTTAGGGTTGGGGGTGATACTCGGAGGGCTGTTGATTGGAACGACGGGTAATTATCGGGTGCTATTTGCGATCGATGGCATCTCGTTTGTGGTGTTCTTTGCAATTGTGTATGCCGCGATCGCAGAAACTCGTAAGTTTAATCAGCATTCTCCCACAAAACTGAGTCGAGGTTGGGCGGAGGCATTTAGCGATCGCCGCCTGATGGTCTACCTTCTGGTTAATATCCTATTCACCATTTACATTTCTCAGTTACAAAGCACGATGCCCCTCTATTTCACTAATTTTGTGTCTGGGGCAACCTCCGGTAAGGGATTCTCTCCACAGATTATTAGTGCTTTGTTTACTTGGCATGTGGTATTTGCGGCATTGTGTCAGTTGCCTGTGGCTCGGATACTCAATCGTTTTAGCCGTCCCCGTGCCTTGATGATTGCCATGCTGCTGTTTGGCGTGGGCTTTGTCTTAATTTGGGTAACGGGAACGGTTGGGAGTCATGCCCTAATTTGGGCGATCTTCGCTTTGGGAATTTTAGCGATCGCCACTGTCGCCTATACCCCTTCTGGTTCTGCCCTGGTTGTGGATATCGCGCCCGAATCCCTGCGGGGTGTTTACCTCTCACTCAACTCTCAATGTTGGGCGATTGGCTACTTTATTGGCCCTCCGTTGGGTGGGTGGGCTTTAGATCAGTCACGTTACATGGCTCAGGGCTTTTGGCTAGCCGTTGTTGCCAGTACCAGTGTTGGTATCCTGATTTTGCAGTTGCTTCACCGGATGCTGCGAACCCATCCGCGATCGCTCTAG
- a CDS encoding photosystem II protein, Psb35-related, with the protein MTILIALFVVGWAAAAIIGTQAYFRGEQTKPIHERNWRSESFETLAQSITGAETDYTQRTPAFEIDAYGSQFLPNS; encoded by the coding sequence ATGACTATCCTAATTGCCTTATTTGTAGTGGGCTGGGCGGCGGCAGCGATTATCGGAACTCAGGCGTACTTCCGGGGTGAGCAAACCAAGCCCATCCACGAGCGCAACTGGCGTTCTGAGTCTTTTGAAACACTGGCGCAATCTATTACGGGTGCTGAAACAGACTACACTCAGCGTACTCCTGCCTTTGAGATAGACGCCTACGGTAGCCAATTTTTGCCCAACTCTTAG